One region of Cucurbita pepo subsp. pepo cultivar mu-cu-16 chromosome LG03, ASM280686v2, whole genome shotgun sequence genomic DNA includes:
- the LOC111791116 gene encoding PRA1 family protein F3-like — MTDYGTIPTSYAAAAATAANLEYISRAKQRFKDGLGHRRPWRLMADYRSFTLPSNLHDTLARIKINLAYFRMNYAIVILIILFLALLWHPISLIVFVLMMSLWLFLYFLRDQPLVIAGRVLQDWIILLVLSVLTIGFLFLTNASLNILIALIIGAVVVLAHAAVRKTENLYLDEEATGLMAPGSSS, encoded by the coding sequence ATGACCGACTACGGCACGATTCCAACCTCCTACGCCGCTGCCGCTGCCACCGCCGCTAACCTCGAGTACATCTCCCGCGCCAAACAGCGCTTCAAAGACGGGCTCGGCCACCGCCGTCCATGGCGTCTCATGGCCGATTACCGCTCCTTCACTCTCCCTTCCAACCTCCACGACACTCTCGCTCGCATCAAAATCAACCTCGCTTACTTCCGTATGAACTACGCCATCGTCATCCTAATCATCCTCTTCCTCGCCCTCCTCTGGCATCCGATTTCCCTCATCGTCTTCGTGCTCATGATGTCCCTCTGGCTCTTCCTCTACTTCCTCCGCGATCAGCCTCTCGTTATCGCCGGCCGTGTTCTCCAAGATTGGATCATTCTCCTCGTCCTCTCTGTTCTCACCATCggattcttgttcttgaccAACGCCTCACTCAATATTCTCATCGCTCTGATCATCGGCGCCGTCGTCGTTTTGGCGCACGCCGCCGTGAGGAAGACCGAGAATCTCTACTTGGATGAAGAAGCTACTGGATTGATGGCGCCTGGATCGTCTTCTTAA
- the LOC111791053 gene encoding serine/threonine protein phosphatase 2A 55 kDa regulatory subunit B beta isoform-like isoform X2, whose amino-acid sequence MKGGDEAMAAPVASSQPLEWKFSQVFGERTAGEEVQEVDIISAIEFDKTGDHLATGDRGGRVVLFERTDRKDNGGSRKDLEKMDHSVSRHPEFRYKTEFQSHEPEFDYLKSLEIEEKINKIRWCQTANGALFLLSTNDKTIKFWKVQEKKIKKISSMNVNASKAVGSECIASSSISRNSTHLLNGGSCDGVYNHPSNDLLGAISSLRLQVTSHESSLLARCRRVYAHAHDYHINSISNNSDGETFISADDLRINLWNLEICNQSFNIVDVKPTNMEDLTEVITSAEFHPTHCNTLAYSSSKGSIRLVDLRQSALCDSHAKLFEEPETPGSRSFFTEIIASISDIKFGTDGRYILSRDYMTLKLWDINMDSGPFASFQVHEHLRPKLCDLYENDSIFDKFECCLSGDGSRVTTGSYSNLFRVFGCSPGSNEATTLEASKNPTRRQVQTPSRPSRSLSSSFTRVVRRGGSESPGADANGNPFDFTTKLLHLAWHPAENSIACAAANSLYMYYA is encoded by the exons ATGAAAGGTGGTGATGAAGCTATGGCAGCTCCGGTGGCCTCCTCACAGCCTCTGGAGTGGAAATTCTCGCAGGTGTTTGGCGAACGTACCGCTGGCGAGGAAGTACAGGAAG TTGATATTATTTCAGCAATTGAATTTGATAAGACGGGCGACCATCTGGCTACTGGCGATCGAGGTGGTCGAGTGGTTCTTTTTGAGAGGACGGATAGAAAAGAT AACGGAGGATCGAGAAAGGACTTGGAGAAAATGGACCATTCAGTTAGTAGGCATCCTGAGTTCCGTTATAAAACAGAGTTCCAGAGCCATGAACCAGAG tttgactATCTCAAGAGCTTGGAGATAGAGgagaaaattaacaaaatcagATGGTGTCAAACAGCCAATGGAGCTCTCTTTCTATTGTCTACTAATGACAAAACCATCAAGTTTTGGAAG GTGCAAGAAAAGAAGATCAAGAAAATATCCAGCATGAACGTGAATGCGTCCAAAGCTGTTGGCAGTGAATGCATAGCTAGTTCAAGTATTTCAAGGAATTCTACACATCTTCTAAATGGAGGCTCCTGTGATGGAGTTTATAATCATCCAAGCAATGACTTATTGGGGGCCATTTCATCACTACGTCTACAG GTAACTAGCCATGAGTCGAGCCTTCTCGCTAGATGTCGTAGAGTATACGCCCATGCTCATGATTATCATATCAACTCTATCTCAAATAACAG TGATGGCGAAACTTTTATATCGGCTGATGACCTGCGGATAAATCTATGGAACTTGGAAATTTGCAATCAAAGTTTCAACATTGTTGACGTGAAGCCTACTAACATGGAGGATTTAACTG AGGTGATTACATCTGCTGAGTTTCATCCTACGCATTGTAACACACTAGCATATAGCAGTTCAAAAGGCTCAATCCGCCTAGTTGATTTGCGGCAGTCAGCATTATGTGATTCCCATGCCAAATT ATTTGAGGAACCTGAGACACCTGGTTCTAGATCATTTTTCACTGAGATAATTGCTTCAATATCAGACATTAAATTTGGGACAGATGGAAGATATATATTAAGTCGTGATTACATGACTCTTAAG ttaTGGGACATCAACATGGATTCTGGTCCCTTCGCATCCTTTCAAGTTCACGAACATTTAAGACCCAAG CTTTGTgatttatatgaaaatgattCAATCTTTGACAAGTTTGAGTGTTGTCTGAGTGGTGATGGATCACGTGTAACTACGGGATCCTACAG CAATTTATTCCGAGTTTTTGGTTGTTCTCCGGGAAGCAATGAGGCAACGACTTTGGAAGCTAGCAAGAATCCCACCAG GAGACAAGTGCAGACCCCTTCAAGACCTTCGAGATCACTTAGTAGTAGCTTTACAAGAGTTGTCAGACGCG GAGGATCCGAGAGCCCAGGGGCTGATGCAAATGGCAACCCTTTTGATTTCACAACTAAGCTGCTGCACCTAGCATGGCATCCGGCTGAAAATTCAATTGCCTGCGCTGCCGCAAACAGCTTGTATATGTACTATGCATAA
- the LOC111791002 gene encoding inactive protein kinase SELMODRAFT_444075-like: MSRESKRGKQDKGSDDAQKVIVAVKASKEIPKTALVWALTHVVQIGDCITLLVVVPSQSSGRKFWGFPRFAGDCASGHKKAHSGTSSELKCDITDSCSQMILQLHDVYDPNKINVKIKIVSASPNGAVAAEAKRAQASWVVLDKHLKHEEKCCMEELQCNIVVMKRSQPKVLRLNLVGSPKKEPDMPSPLPYDIDDGSESNRKENDPLDFIRGPVVTPNSSPELDTPFTATEAGTSSVSSSDPGTSPFFVSEMNGDTKKEELFVIKENKELDAASSDSDIENLSVSSRSLRFQPWMSELLSSHLQSSQHIGRPRRCDDRNQMSTRKSSKLDRESSIGMSSHISDNDFHGDVRDAVSLSRNTPPGPPPLCSICQHKAPVFGKPPRWFSYAELELATGGFSQANFLAEGGYGSVHRGVLPDGQVVAVKQHKLASSQGDHEFCSEVEVLSCAQHRNVVLLIGFCIEEKRRLLVYEYICNGSLDSHLYGRQQEPLEWSARQKVAVGAARGLRYLHEECRVGCIVHRDMRPNNILITHDFEPLVGDFGLARWQPDGDTGVETRVIGTFGYLAPEYAQSGQITEKADVYSFGVVLVELITGRKAVDLNRPKGQQCLTEWARPLLDEFLIDELIDPRLGNSFAENEVYCMLHAASLCIRRDPNARPRMSQVLRILEGDLIMDANYLSTPGYDVGNRSGRMWTEQQQQQQQNYSGSLSDETLERFNEKVCLESLRSGGYWERDKTRRSSSGSNL, from the exons ATGAGTCGAGAATCGAAACGGGGAAAGCAGGACAAAGGTTCTGATGATGCTCAGAAAGTGATTGTTGCAGTGAAGGCTTCCAAAGAAATTCCTAAAACTGCACTTGTTTGGGCGTTGACTCATGTTGTTCAAATTGGTGATTGCATAACTTTGCTGGTTGTTGTTCCTTCTCAAAGCTCTG GTAGAAAATTCTGGGGTTTTCCGAGATTCGCTGGGGATTGTGCGAGTGGTCACAAGAAAGCTCACTCTGGAACGAGCTCGGAGCTGAAATGTGATATCACTGATTCATGTTCACAGATGATCCTTCAGCTTCATGATGTTTATGATCCAAATAAG ATCAATGTGAAAATTAAGATCGTTTCGGCGTCGCCTAATGGGGCCGTGGCCGCTGAGGCCAAGAGAGCTCAAGCTAGCTGGGTTGTATTAGACAA ACATCTCAAACACGAGGAGAAATGTTGCATGGAAGAGTTACAATGCAACATTGTCGTAATGAAGCGATCGCAGCCGAAAGTTCTTCGTTTGAACTTGGTCGGTTCTCCAAAGAAGGAACCAGACATGCCTTCTCCATTACCTTATGATATAGACGACGGGTCCGAAAGCAATCGAAAAGAAAACGATCCTCTCGATTTCATTCGAGGACCAGTTGTGACTCCGAATAGCAGTCCAGAGTTAGACACGCCTTTTACTGCTACCGAAGCTGGAACATCATCAGTGTCGAGCTCAGATCCTGGAACTTCTCCATTTTTCGTCTCGGAAATGAACGGAGACACGAAGAAAGAGGAGTTGTTTGTTATCAAGGAAAATAAAGAACTTGATGCTGCTAGTTCAGACTCAGATATTGAGAATTTATCTGTTTCTTCGAGGAGTTTAAGGTTCCAACCATGGATGTCAGAACTTCTAAGTTCTCATCTTCAATCCTCTCAACACATTGGAAGGCCACGAAGATGTGATGATAGGAATCAAATGTCGACAAGAAAATCTTCAAAACTCGACAGAGAATCTAGCATTGGAATGTCGAGCCATATAAGCGACAATGATTTCCATGGCGATGTACGAGATGCAGTGTCATTATCCAGGAACACGCCGCCCGGCCCTCCTCCCTTATGCTCAATATGCCAACACAAGGCACCAGTTTTCGGAAAGCCTCCGAGGTGGTTCAGCTATGCCGAGCTCGAGCTCGCTACAGGTGGATTTTCACAAGCCAACTTTTTGGCAGAAGGAGGATATGGATCTGTTCACAGAGGGGTACTCCCGGACGGACAGGTGGTTGCTGTCAAGCAGCACAAACTGGCTAGTTCTCAAGGAGACCATGAATTTTGTTCCGAAGTCGAAGTTCTTAGCTGTGCACAGCATCGAAACGTCGTTTTGTTGATCGGCTTTTGTATAGAGGAGAAAAGAAGGTTGTTGGTTTATGAATACATCTGCAATGGCTCATTGGATTCTCATTTATATG GACGACAACAAGAGCCGTTAGAATGGTCTGCTCGACAAAAAGTTGCCGTGGGAGCTGCAAGGGGGCTACGTTATCTCCATGAAGAATGTCGAGTCGGTTGCATTGTTCATCGGGATATGCGGCCGAACAACATTCTTATCACCCATGATTTCGAACCATTA GTTGGAGATTTTGGTCTTGCAAGATGGCAGCCCGACGGAGATACCGGTGTCGAGACGAGAGTTATTGGAACATTTGG GTATTTGGCTCCAGAGTACGCTCAAAGCGGTCAAATCACCGAAAAAGCTGACGTTTATTCCTTCGGCGTGGTACTGGTGGAGCTAATTACCGGAAGAAAAGCCGTTGACCTTAACCGACCAAAAGGTCAACAGTGTCTCACTGAATGG GCACGCCCCCTGTTGGATGAGTTCCTCATTGATGAACTGATTGATCCAAGGTTGGGAAATAGCTTTGCCGAGAACGAAGTGTACTGTATGCTGCACGCTGCGTCGTTATGCATCCGAAGAGATCCGAACGCGAGGCCTCGTATGTCACAG GTTTTACGGATTCTAGAGGGCGACCTCATCATGGATGCTAATTACTTGTCGACACCCGGTTACGACGTGGGTAATCGTAGCGGTCGGATGTGGACtgagcagcagcagcagcagcagcaaaaCTACAGTGGCTCGTTATCAGACGAGACGCTCGAGAGGTTCAATGAAAAGGTGTGTCTTGAGAGCTTAAGATCAGGTGGTTACTGGGAGAGGGACAAGACAAGGAGGAGTTCAAGTGGCAGTAATTTGTAA